From the genome of Gemmatimonas phototrophica, one region includes:
- a CDS encoding SGNH/GDSL hydrolase family protein yields the protein MPAPVSSLPFRLARTLLSAAAAALLVSCGDSSTEPPAPELFETVVVFGASLDDTGNACNTLPTACPPFPYANARYSNGPLWVEQMATALNARVAPARGGGTNYAFASARTGPITGTTQAAPNMIQQVDLYAENGDTKYRDITLYVINAATVGNDIVDGLLLGRTNPQAPATVIAGAVTNVATMVSKLYAAGARHILLLNSTDIGRTPLVAAQGLLAASTATALSLQFNAALSAQLPALRTASPGLTIYLVDQGALTAQVVANPSSFGFTNVSAACLSRSPAALCSAPATYLFWDDFHPTEAAGKIVSQRALAALGR from the coding sequence ATGCCTGCTCCTGTTTCTTCGTTGCCGTTCCGACTCGCCCGCACGCTGCTCTCTGCGGCCGCGGCGGCGCTGTTGGTGTCGTGTGGTGACAGCAGCACCGAACCACCGGCACCCGAGCTGTTTGAAACCGTGGTGGTGTTCGGCGCGAGTCTTGATGACACGGGCAACGCGTGCAATACCCTGCCCACGGCGTGCCCACCGTTCCCGTACGCAAATGCCCGCTACTCAAATGGGCCGCTCTGGGTGGAGCAAATGGCCACGGCGCTGAACGCCCGCGTAGCGCCGGCGCGCGGCGGTGGGACCAACTACGCGTTCGCCAGCGCCCGCACCGGCCCCATTACGGGCACCACACAGGCCGCCCCCAACATGATCCAGCAGGTGGATCTCTATGCGGAGAACGGCGACACGAAGTACCGCGATATCACGCTCTACGTGATCAATGCGGCCACGGTGGGGAACGACATCGTGGACGGTCTGCTGCTGGGACGCACCAATCCGCAGGCGCCCGCTACGGTCATTGCGGGCGCGGTGACCAACGTGGCCACCATGGTGAGCAAGCTGTACGCGGCTGGCGCCCGTCACATTCTGCTGCTCAACAGCACAGACATCGGCCGCACCCCGCTGGTCGCGGCTCAGGGGCTGCTTGCCGCCTCAACGGCCACGGCGCTGTCATTGCAGTTCAACGCGGCGCTCTCGGCGCAGTTGCCCGCGTTGCGCACCGCATCACCGGGGCTCACGATTTATCTGGTGGATCAAGGGGCGCTGACGGCGCAAGTTGTGGCCAATCCGTCGTCGTTCGGATTCACCAATGTATCCGCGGCGTGCCTGTCCCGGTCACCCGCCGCGCTGTGCAGTGCACCGGCCACGTATCTCTTCTGGGATGATTTCCATCCCACAGAAGCCGCGGGCAAAATCGTGTCGCAGCGCGCGTTGGCTGCCCTGGGACGCTGA
- a CDS encoding nucleotide pyrophosphohydrolase, whose product MPLTDYQQRVDRWISQFEEGYFHPLTNLARLTEEVGEFAREVNHRFGQKTKKADEPDADLAMEMADIMFVLICMANREGINLDEAFARMMTKVETRDANRWTRKPSLP is encoded by the coding sequence ATGCCTCTGACCGATTATCAGCAGCGGGTGGACCGCTGGATCAGCCAGTTCGAAGAAGGTTACTTCCATCCGCTCACGAATCTTGCCCGACTCACGGAAGAGGTCGGTGAGTTCGCGCGCGAAGTGAATCATCGGTTCGGCCAGAAAACCAAGAAAGCCGATGAGCCTGACGCCGATTTGGCCATGGAAATGGCGGACATCATGTTCGTGCTGATTTGCATGGCCAATCGCGAAGGGATCAATCTCGACGAGGCGTTTGCCCGCATGATGACGAAGGTGGAGACGCGCGACGCCAATCGCTGGACCCGCAAGCCTTCGCTGCCCTGA
- a CDS encoding class I SAM-dependent methyltransferase: MQEPSSQQQAYWDGIADHFGTDRQSSTWRAYMQQCYTALADRWFTGTPEGLTLKTDLFEEAVTPLHLFGALGQNAVGMDLSLAVVRAASERLRRERNTTHAPPLAVSDLRTLPFANHSVARILSGSSLDHFERHHDIAVALAELVRCLRPGGCLVVTFDNPHNPLVWLRNALPFSWLTRIGLVPYFVGATYSRADARQTLTALGLEVTHVGSMGHVPRAPAIWASDWYARRSNSVSPLLLRLFGWWDRWLNDTPLQFRSGYYLAVRAIKPLDAATTVPVRPSDLSAAPPPPPPQGQAAAGEAWPDGRDSVPQSGGRQVQHPPPESRETPYTAAPRRHPP; the protein is encoded by the coding sequence ATGCAGGAGCCGTCTTCGCAGCAGCAGGCGTATTGGGATGGCATTGCCGATCACTTTGGCACCGACCGGCAGTCGTCCACCTGGCGCGCGTACATGCAGCAGTGCTACACCGCACTGGCCGACCGCTGGTTTACCGGCACACCCGAGGGGCTGACGCTCAAGACCGACCTGTTCGAAGAGGCGGTCACGCCACTGCACCTGTTCGGGGCGCTGGGGCAGAACGCCGTCGGCATGGACCTCTCGTTGGCCGTCGTGCGGGCCGCCTCCGAGCGCCTGCGCCGCGAACGAAACACGACGCATGCCCCCCCGCTCGCCGTATCAGACCTGCGGACGTTGCCGTTCGCGAATCACAGCGTTGCCCGCATTTTGTCCGGGTCCTCACTCGACCATTTCGAGCGGCATCACGATATCGCCGTCGCCTTGGCCGAACTGGTGCGCTGTCTGCGTCCCGGTGGTTGTCTGGTGGTCACCTTCGACAATCCGCACAACCCACTGGTGTGGCTCCGCAATGCGCTTCCGTTTTCGTGGCTCACGCGCATTGGGCTGGTGCCGTATTTCGTGGGGGCCACCTACAGCCGCGCGGATGCTCGACAGACACTCACCGCGCTGGGGCTGGAGGTCACGCACGTGGGCAGCATGGGGCACGTGCCGCGCGCGCCGGCCATCTGGGCCAGCGATTGGTACGCGCGACGGAGCAACAGTGTGTCTCCGCTGCTGCTTCGTCTGTTCGGATGGTGGGACCGGTGGCTCAACGATACCCCGCTGCAGTTCCGCAGCGGCTACTATCTCGCGGTGCGGGCCATCAAGCCACTCGACGCAGCCACCACTGTGCCGGTGCGTCCATCCGATCTTTCAGCAGCGCCACCGCCACCACCACCACAAGGCCAAGCAGCAGCAGGGGAAGCTTGGCCGGATGGGCGCGATAGCGTGCCGCAATCCGGTGGGCGCCAGGTGCAACATCCACCGCCAGAAAGCCGGGAGACACCATATACGGCTGCACCGCGGCGCCATCCACCGTGA
- a CDS encoding glycosyltransferase, with amino-acid sequence MTAALPLVSVVMPAYRCAGQLRESMAGLLASPLPREQWEFIVADDGSLDDTGATAALVADRVVRVDDGPRGPAHARNMGARVARGAILLFVDADVVVHPDVLPMVVAHFQRDPTLGAVFGSYDDQPSASGLVSQYRNLLHRRVHLAHAGASQTFWAGCGAVRRDAFMAVSGFDAARFPRPQIEDIDLGYRLHDAGERILLDPTLLGTHLKRWTLRGMLRTDLRDRAIPWMHLLLERRTALHAGPLNTNRREQLLTVLMALCLVLFSAAMISHSGALLTLGLAALALVLLGNAALFRWFAQVRGVPFALATVPLRLLFYMVSAAGASWAIVTQPWQPSRHPRTSLTLDGSVASP; translated from the coding sequence GTGACGGCTGCCCTGCCGCTGGTATCCGTCGTGATGCCGGCTTATCGGTGCGCCGGTCAGTTGCGTGAAAGCATGGCTGGATTGCTGGCCAGCCCACTGCCTCGCGAGCAGTGGGAGTTCATCGTGGCCGACGATGGCAGCCTCGACGATACCGGAGCCACCGCAGCGCTCGTGGCCGACCGGGTGGTCCGCGTAGACGACGGCCCGCGGGGACCGGCCCATGCGCGCAACATGGGGGCACGCGTGGCCCGCGGTGCCATTCTCCTGTTTGTCGATGCGGACGTGGTGGTGCATCCCGACGTCCTACCCATGGTCGTGGCCCATTTTCAGCGCGACCCGACCCTCGGCGCCGTCTTCGGCAGCTATGACGATCAGCCGTCGGCCAGTGGCCTTGTGTCACAGTACCGCAACCTGCTGCACCGACGGGTGCACCTCGCGCACGCGGGAGCGTCACAGACGTTCTGGGCGGGGTGTGGTGCCGTTCGTCGTGACGCGTTCATGGCGGTGAGCGGATTCGATGCCGCACGCTTTCCCCGTCCGCAAATTGAAGACATCGACCTCGGCTATCGGCTGCATGATGCCGGCGAACGCATTCTGCTCGACCCGACGCTGCTTGGTACGCATCTCAAGCGCTGGACGCTCCGGGGTATGTTGCGTACCGATCTCCGCGATCGGGCTATTCCGTGGATGCACCTATTGCTCGAACGGCGCACGGCCCTGCACGCCGGTCCGCTGAATACCAACCGGCGCGAACAGCTGCTGACGGTGCTCATGGCGTTATGCCTCGTGCTCTTCTCCGCTGCGATGATCTCGCACTCCGGAGCGCTGCTCACGCTCGGCCTGGCGGCGCTGGCCCTCGTGCTGCTAGGCAACGCCGCCTTGTTCCGCTGGTTCGCGCAGGTGCGCGGCGTGCCCTTTGCGCTGGCGACCGTCCCGTTGCGGTTGCTGTTCTACATGGTCAGCGCCGCCGGCGCGTCCTGGGCTATCGTGACCCAGCCGTGGCAGCCGTCGCGTCATCCGCGCACATCACTGACGCTCGACGGATCGGTCGCGTCGCCCTGA
- a CDS encoding SRPBCC domain-containing protein has protein sequence MPPLSLTCECLLPHPTSRVYLAWTTGWGLWFAEAESVRLSLQVGAPFFFEVVEPAAEPTAPTRHPHYGRFLALESERLMQCTWVTGTLGTEGAETVLTVRLAREDDGRTRCTLTHEGFSSVAARDRHAVGWPLVLDALGQRLTERLADQWAAVERTTAAPLTRNRSMPDATLIPTRSYPDVEAAAHWLREVLGCEERLRVPGERVQLTVGNGAVVVAAWDPASAPATGGRPPATLLIRVANVDDVYARALASGASGLSAPTDYPFGERQATVRDPAGHAWTLSHTVADVDPFTWGGTLVDPRAAAVRL, from the coding sequence ATGCCTCCGTTGTCGCTGACCTGTGAGTGTCTCCTGCCCCACCCCACGTCCCGCGTGTACCTCGCGTGGACGACCGGCTGGGGCTTGTGGTTTGCCGAGGCGGAGAGTGTCCGCCTGTCACTGCAGGTCGGAGCGCCATTCTTTTTCGAGGTGGTGGAGCCGGCAGCCGAGCCAACCGCACCCACGCGCCATCCGCATTACGGCCGCTTTCTGGCGCTCGAGTCGGAGCGACTGATGCAGTGCACCTGGGTAACCGGAACTCTGGGCACGGAAGGAGCGGAGACGGTGCTCACGGTGCGTCTGGCGCGCGAGGATGACGGTCGTACGCGCTGTACCCTCACCCACGAAGGGTTCAGCTCCGTCGCCGCCCGCGATCGCCACGCCGTGGGGTGGCCCCTGGTGCTGGACGCACTGGGCCAGCGGCTGACGGAGCGGTTGGCGGACCAGTGGGCGGCGGTCGAACGCACCACGGCCGCACCGCTGACGCGCAACCGATCCATGCCCGACGCGACACTGATCCCGACCCGCAGCTACCCGGACGTTGAAGCGGCGGCGCACTGGCTACGCGAGGTCCTGGGGTGCGAGGAGCGGCTGCGGGTCCCCGGCGAACGGGTGCAGTTGACGGTGGGGAATGGCGCGGTGGTGGTGGCCGCGTGGGACCCGGCAAGCGCGCCCGCCACCGGTGGTCGGCCGCCGGCCACATTGCTCATCCGTGTCGCCAACGTTGATGATGTGTACGCCCGCGCCCTCGCGTCGGGGGCCAGCGGGCTCTCAGCGCCGACCGACTACCCCTTCGGAGAGCGTCAGGCCACCGTGCGGGATCCTGCTGGTCACGCCTGGACCCTCTCGCACACGGTGGCCGATGTAGATCCGTTCACCTGGGGTGGTACGCTCGTGGACCCACGCGCAGCGGCCGTTCGCCTGTAG
- a CDS encoding ABC transporter ATP-binding protein, giving the protein MSSPFRMIPRGDRNLNAEDLLDAPQPGAGTGTMRTVAWGEAAALFRQYRTVLLGGIALTLVGRLAGLVLPASSRWFIDHVLVERRTELLIPLALTVLGATAVQALSAFLVGQWLGVTAQRVVSDWRRRLAAHVLRLPTTYFESVQTGALTSRILSDPDGIRNLIGSGFVQLVGNLITSLAAFGVLMWLDWRMTLVMLLFMALIGAGVAYAFAQLRPVNRARSVAFAKLAGRLGEALGGIRVVKTYVAERREDVVFTRGAHAILRLVARTVTGWSLVSSLTTLAVGGISATLIVFGGRAVLAGSLTVGELAMYALFTGLAAAPLIQVAQIGTQLSDAIAGLERARELLDQPTEDQLATGQAAVPPLTGHVRMEHVSFAYQPGVPVLRDISFDAPAGSTTALVGASGSGKSTLLGLLATFHQPASGRIVVDGLDLSTLSQRGFRSQVGIVLQDTVLFDDTIRENIRFARPGASNDDVDRVAALAHCDEFITRLPNGFDTVVGERGVKLSGGQRQRVAIARALLADPAILLLDEATSSLDSESEARIQAGLERLRAGRTTFVIAHRLSTIVGADQILVLEHGAIIERGAHDTLLAQQGRYAQLYAQQQRVVRERFVNPGEELAAL; this is encoded by the coding sequence ATGTCTTCACCCTTCCGGATGATCCCGCGCGGCGACCGCAACCTGAATGCGGAAGATCTGCTCGACGCCCCGCAGCCTGGCGCCGGCACCGGGACCATGCGTACCGTGGCGTGGGGTGAAGCGGCGGCACTCTTCCGGCAATACCGCACCGTCTTGCTGGGGGGCATTGCCCTCACGCTTGTTGGCCGGCTGGCTGGTCTGGTCCTTCCCGCGTCCTCGCGGTGGTTCATTGATCACGTGCTGGTGGAGCGTCGCACAGAACTGCTGATCCCACTCGCACTGACGGTGCTTGGCGCCACGGCGGTGCAGGCGCTCAGCGCTTTTCTGGTTGGCCAATGGCTTGGGGTCACCGCCCAACGGGTGGTGAGTGACTGGCGCCGTCGTCTGGCCGCCCATGTCTTGCGATTGCCCACCACGTATTTCGAGTCGGTGCAGACCGGCGCCCTGACATCGCGCATCCTCTCCGATCCGGACGGAATCCGGAATCTCATTGGGTCGGGTTTTGTGCAGCTGGTGGGCAACCTCATCACCAGCCTCGCGGCATTTGGTGTGCTGATGTGGCTGGATTGGCGCATGACGCTCGTGATGCTGCTGTTCATGGCGCTCATCGGGGCCGGCGTGGCGTATGCCTTTGCTCAGCTGCGTCCGGTGAACCGGGCGCGCAGTGTGGCGTTTGCCAAACTGGCCGGACGGTTGGGCGAAGCGCTGGGCGGGATTCGCGTGGTCAAGACGTACGTGGCCGAACGGCGCGAAGACGTGGTATTCACGCGCGGCGCTCACGCCATCCTGCGGCTGGTGGCACGTACCGTGACGGGGTGGTCGCTAGTGAGTTCGTTGACCACGCTGGCCGTCGGGGGGATCAGTGCCACCCTCATCGTGTTTGGGGGGCGTGCGGTGCTCGCGGGGTCACTCACCGTGGGTGAACTCGCGATGTACGCGCTGTTCACCGGACTGGCCGCCGCGCCGCTCATTCAGGTGGCCCAGATCGGCACACAGCTGTCCGACGCCATTGCGGGGTTGGAACGGGCACGGGAGCTTCTCGATCAGCCCACGGAGGACCAGCTGGCCACCGGACAGGCAGCCGTTCCTCCGCTCACGGGGCATGTGCGAATGGAGCACGTGAGCTTCGCGTACCAGCCGGGCGTTCCGGTGTTGCGTGATATCAGCTTCGACGCGCCCGCCGGCAGCACCACCGCGCTCGTCGGAGCCAGCGGGTCCGGCAAGAGTACACTCCTGGGGCTGCTGGCCACGTTTCATCAGCCGGCATCGGGGCGCATCGTGGTCGATGGGCTCGATCTCTCCACGCTGTCGCAGCGCGGCTTCCGATCGCAGGTGGGCATTGTGTTGCAGGACACCGTGCTTTTCGACGATACGATTCGCGAGAACATCCGCTTCGCACGTCCTGGCGCCTCGAACGATGATGTCGATCGCGTGGCCGCGCTGGCCCATTGCGATGAGTTCATCACGCGGTTGCCCAACGGCTTTGACACCGTGGTTGGTGAGCGTGGCGTGAAGCTCTCCGGTGGCCAGCGTCAACGCGTGGCCATTGCGCGCGCGCTGCTGGCGGACCCCGCCATTCTGCTGCTCGACGAAGCCACCTCCAGCCTCGACAGCGAAAGCGAAGCCCGCATTCAGGCCGGGCTGGAACGGCTCCGAGCCGGGCGTACCACCTTTGTCATTGCACACCGACTCAGCACCATCGTGGGCGCCGATCAGATTCTGGTGCTCGAACACGGCGCCATCATTGAGCGCGGCGCACACGACACCTTGTTGGCCCAACAAGGGAGATATGCGCAACTCTACGCGCAGCAGCAGCGCGTGGTGCGGGAGCGGTTCGTCAATCCTGGCGAAGAGCTGGCCGCCCTGTGA
- a CDS encoding TonB-dependent receptor plug domain-containing protein has product MSRTPVLLLVLVLSGCASGGGSAGTSATASMTAAAGPRGSANVIVAAEIPGTGAQNALEVIQQLRPSMLRTRNGSTGEGATGTNIVIYVDGVRAGERMTLTAVPAANIREIRFLSASDATTRFGTGHPVGAILVATKR; this is encoded by the coding sequence ATGTCCCGTACTCCTGTGCTGCTGCTCGTACTCGTGCTCAGCGGCTGTGCCAGCGGCGGCGGTTCGGCAGGGACGTCCGCCACCGCCTCCATGACGGCGGCGGCTGGCCCCCGCGGCAGCGCCAATGTGATTGTGGCGGCCGAGATTCCCGGCACGGGGGCGCAGAACGCGCTGGAGGTCATTCAGCAATTGCGCCCATCCATGCTACGCACCCGAAACGGTTCTACGGGCGAGGGTGCGACCGGCACCAACATCGTGATTTACGTAGACGGCGTGCGGGCCGGAGAACGAATGACACTCACCGCCGTCCCCGCCGCCAATATCCGGGAGATCCGCTTTCTCAGCGCGTCCGATGCCACGACCCGTTTTGGCACGGGTCACCCGGTGGGCGCCATTCTGGTGGCCACCAAGCGATAG
- a CDS encoding ABC transporter substrate-binding protein — MLLARRRFSCPFILLAAACVGCESPRDPELRIGLIGVFEGTARTSSGMPARLGARMAVEELNATGGVVIGGVSHRITLLDRETANRPDAAAAAARALINLDSVDVLVGPQFSGLALAAGAVAEASQIPLVAPMASSPAVTEGRSYITRLAFLDADQGNALARFAYDSLGVRRTGVLFNAASQYGRGIIELFSRTFTALGGRMVGIETYNVDDPADQRAQIMRLLAGNPDAILLPNFSVRDSSQVRILRGAGFRGRLLGSDAWDAIALRGREQVNGSIIVGNWDGRSDRDGVRMFRDHWAALYLGERPRATGAATYDAIRLIARAAEKARAKSGVSLVRALQTGAPFDGAFASYQFNGTGSPIRGATLLEMSGDSLVFRVTLDPRR; from the coding sequence ATGCTTCTTGCTCGCCGACGTTTTTCCTGCCCGTTCATTCTGCTCGCCGCGGCATGCGTTGGCTGCGAGTCGCCGCGGGACCCAGAGCTGCGCATCGGCCTCATTGGCGTCTTTGAGGGAACGGCCCGCACCTCTTCAGGAATGCCTGCGCGTCTGGGGGCCCGGATGGCGGTGGAGGAACTCAATGCCACCGGCGGCGTGGTGATTGGCGGGGTGAGTCATCGCATCACGTTGCTGGACCGGGAAACGGCGAATCGCCCGGATGCCGCTGCCGCCGCTGCGCGGGCGCTGATCAATCTGGACTCCGTCGACGTGCTGGTTGGCCCCCAGTTCAGCGGTCTCGCTCTTGCCGCGGGCGCGGTGGCTGAAGCGTCCCAGATTCCGCTGGTGGCGCCAATGGCCTCCAGCCCCGCCGTGACGGAGGGACGAAGCTACATCACGCGACTGGCGTTTCTCGACGCGGATCAGGGCAACGCGCTGGCCCGGTTCGCCTACGATTCGCTTGGGGTGCGACGCACCGGGGTGCTCTTCAATGCCGCCAGCCAGTACGGCCGGGGCATCATTGAGCTCTTTAGCCGAACCTTCACGGCGCTCGGCGGGCGCATGGTTGGGATTGAGACGTACAATGTGGATGATCCTGCCGACCAACGGGCGCAGATCATGCGCCTGCTGGCCGGAAACCCGGATGCCATTTTGCTCCCCAACTTTTCGGTGCGGGACTCCTCGCAGGTGCGCATTCTGCGCGGCGCCGGTTTCCGCGGACGACTGTTGGGCAGTGATGCCTGGGACGCCATTGCGTTGCGTGGGCGGGAGCAGGTGAACGGCAGCATCATCGTAGGCAATTGGGATGGCCGCAGTGATCGCGATGGCGTCCGGATGTTCCGTGACCATTGGGCGGCGTTGTATTTGGGAGAACGCCCGCGGGCCACCGGCGCCGCCACCTATGACGCCATCCGCCTGATTGCCCGGGCCGCTGAAAAGGCGCGCGCCAAGTCCGGGGTGTCGTTGGTGCGTGCGTTGCAAACCGGGGCGCCCTTCGACGGCGCCTTTGCGAGCTACCAGTTCAACGGCACCGGAAGCCCGATCCGCGGCGCCACGCTGCTCGAGATGAGTGGTGATTCACTGGTGTTTCGCGTGACGCTCGATCCGCGTCGTTGA
- a CDS encoding response regulator yields MTARLSAAVFAVSFGIAALGGWASYRTASAALRERVSRQLETDATEEAQSAAQWLAQQQSLMQLEAARWSESDTPLPTDIDRNAFRPALAPVLDVEEVQQILVPGGLVVRSTDSTSLGRYAVEEEFYLEGRRGTYIQKIYLSATTGRPRLTIAAPIRRNGTTVGLLAGHLDLTRMEAVVRHPVSLSLPTDAYLVNRFAEFVSAQRFGRDGVSRGVHSLAIDLALKGGTGTGIYDDYAGRAVLGAWRWIPELELALVVETPLAAALAPARKLLTETLLLGLVATALLALGVTAITRRFTAPVLSVANAASKVAAGNFGVRTPVTGDDEVGQLADAFNVMTEQLDSLYGRLESQVQATQTALVEAQSSRALLQDLVNNTATLVLVVGLDDRILLANARVALLTGVPAGAASERMLPDLFGESTSLIASLLARSRAMDGVVEQEVELELLGGTHGWQMVAFPLLRDDGTTYATGLIGTDLTERARAEAERRARDASVQQAQKLESLGIMAGGIAHDFNNILGAIIGNADLARETVADESETAQALDRITVSSRRASELTRQMLAYAGRASLRREVVDAREIIRDILPMVQASHSKKVELDVAAMPDALWVELDPAQLSQVFLNLLTNAVEAIGDHPGRVSVRAAACEAPEAQNLDTTAPHGWWQLSVEDTGTGIPDVVRARIFDPFFTTKSSGRGLGLSAVRGIIGTLDGVLALAHTGADGTRFDIFLRQAAAPATAEGRHSAPPRTALSGTLLVVDDEAPIREVAARVARRMGLSVVEAENGAQGLEQFRRHAAKVSVVLLDLTMPGMGGAEVLATLRTSHPTLPVIIVSGYDRDDALTQISDDPATRFLAKPFGVGTLRDQIIEMMQR; encoded by the coding sequence TTGACCGCCAGACTGTCAGCGGCTGTCTTTGCGGTCAGCTTCGGCATTGCGGCATTGGGCGGGTGGGCGTCATACCGCACGGCGTCGGCCGCATTACGGGAGCGCGTCAGTCGACAACTGGAGACCGATGCCACCGAGGAGGCCCAAAGTGCCGCGCAGTGGCTTGCACAGCAGCAGTCACTGATGCAGTTGGAGGCGGCGCGGTGGTCCGAGAGCGACACCCCGCTCCCCACGGACATTGACCGCAACGCGTTTCGCCCCGCGCTGGCTCCTGTTCTGGATGTTGAGGAAGTCCAACAGATCCTCGTCCCGGGAGGACTCGTCGTTCGCTCCACCGATAGTACATCGTTGGGGCGCTATGCCGTGGAGGAAGAGTTCTATCTGGAAGGACGCCGAGGCACGTACATCCAGAAGATCTACCTGAGTGCCACGACCGGTCGGCCGCGACTCACCATTGCGGCCCCGATCCGGCGAAACGGCACCACGGTTGGACTCCTGGCGGGCCATCTCGATCTCACGCGCATGGAAGCGGTCGTGCGGCACCCGGTCAGTCTGTCGCTCCCCACCGATGCGTATCTGGTCAATCGGTTTGCCGAATTTGTATCGGCCCAACGATTCGGCCGAGATGGGGTGAGCCGCGGTGTGCATAGTCTGGCAATCGACCTCGCGCTCAAGGGCGGCACCGGCACGGGCATCTACGACGACTACGCCGGCCGCGCCGTACTGGGGGCATGGCGCTGGATTCCTGAACTGGAACTCGCGCTGGTCGTGGAGACGCCGCTGGCGGCGGCCTTGGCGCCAGCGCGGAAACTCCTCACCGAAACGCTGTTGTTGGGGCTCGTGGCCACGGCGTTGCTCGCGCTTGGCGTCACCGCCATCACGCGTCGATTTACGGCGCCGGTACTCAGCGTTGCCAATGCGGCGTCGAAAGTGGCCGCCGGGAACTTTGGTGTGCGTACGCCAGTCACGGGTGACGATGAGGTGGGACAACTCGCCGACGCCTTCAACGTCATGACGGAACAACTGGATTCATTGTACGGTCGCCTGGAGTCGCAGGTACAAGCCACACAGACCGCATTGGTGGAAGCGCAGAGCAGTCGTGCGTTGCTGCAAGACCTCGTGAACAACACGGCAACGCTCGTACTGGTGGTGGGATTGGATGATCGCATCCTGCTGGCCAATGCGCGTGTCGCGTTGCTGACGGGTGTGCCGGCCGGGGCCGCGTCGGAGCGGATGTTGCCTGACCTGTTCGGCGAGTCCACGTCTCTCATTGCGTCGCTGCTTGCACGTTCACGGGCAATGGATGGCGTGGTGGAACAGGAAGTGGAGCTGGAGTTGCTGGGTGGCACCCACGGCTGGCAGATGGTCGCGTTCCCCTTGCTCCGCGACGACGGTACTACCTACGCCACAGGGCTTATTGGCACAGACCTCACAGAGCGGGCCCGCGCGGAAGCCGAGCGACGCGCCCGGGATGCCTCGGTGCAACAGGCCCAGAAGTTGGAGAGTCTGGGCATCATGGCCGGCGGTATTGCCCACGACTTCAACAACATTCTCGGGGCGATCATCGGCAACGCCGATCTGGCACGCGAGACGGTGGCCGATGAGTCGGAGACGGCGCAGGCGCTCGATCGCATCACGGTGTCCAGTCGGCGGGCGTCCGAACTCACCCGCCAGATGCTGGCGTACGCAGGCCGGGCCAGCTTGCGACGGGAAGTCGTCGATGCGCGAGAGATCATCAGGGATATTCTGCCCATGGTGCAGGCGTCGCACTCCAAGAAAGTGGAGCTGGATGTAGCGGCCATGCCCGACGCGCTCTGGGTGGAGCTCGATCCGGCGCAGTTGTCTCAAGTGTTCCTCAACCTGCTCACCAACGCCGTCGAGGCCATCGGTGATCATCCGGGGCGTGTATCGGTACGCGCCGCAGCCTGCGAAGCGCCCGAGGCGCAGAACCTGGACACGACGGCGCCCCATGGATGGTGGCAGCTGAGTGTGGAAGACACCGGAACTGGAATTCCCGACGTCGTGCGCGCGCGGATCTTCGATCCGTTCTTCACCACCAAGTCATCGGGGCGCGGACTGGGGCTCAGCGCGGTACGCGGCATTATCGGTACGCTCGACGGCGTCCTGGCCTTGGCCCATACCGGCGCCGACGGCACCCGCTTCGACATTTTTCTGCGCCAGGCCGCGGCGCCCGCGACGGCGGAAGGCCGTCACTCGGCCCCCCCGCGTACTGCACTGTCCGGCACCCTGCTGGTGGTGGATGACGAAGCGCCCATTCGCGAGGTGGCCGCTCGGGTAGCCCGACGCATGGGGCTCAGTGTGGTGGAGGCAGAGAATGGGGCGCAGGGGCTGGAGCAGTTCCGTCGCCATGCGGCCAAGGTGTCTGTCGTGTTGCTCGACCTCACCATGCCGGGCATGGGCGGCGCGGAGGTCCTGGCCACACTGCGCACCTCGCATCCGACATTGCCCGTCATCATTGTCAGTGGTTACGATCGGGATGACGCGCTGACGCAGATTAGCGATGATCCCGCAACCCGTTTCCTCGCCAAACCGTTTGGCGTTGGCACGCTGCGGGATCAGATCATTGAAATGATGCAACGGTAG